From Melitaea cinxia chromosome 16, ilMelCinx1.1, whole genome shotgun sequence, a single genomic window includes:
- the LOC123660963 gene encoding trypsin 3A1-like — translation MSLKAGFLFVALFVLLGSHAHPFKDENKDMSIFFDHTDSSARVVGGTPAGVVPYMVALSSGVLLRSFVCGGSLVTTRHVLTAAHCIEASLFGENIVGSLRGIVGTERWNTRGTMYRFSGHINHPQYNADFIKNDIGILITATNVVLSDAVSLISLNFDFINAGVQTTATGWGVTRTGIFATVSQHLMRLNAVVVDGNQCIMEVAQRAAELQMWQAPHVDPEIELCAFSTNGRGMCNGDSGSPLMRADLNQQVGIVSWGIPCAQGAPDMFVRLSAYKSWVEQNIPIPSQLEDHFYHVDASDRIVGGSVATEGSVPYMAALRVGFLTKWLICGGSIITDRHVLTAAHCIDAVHSDRTFRLAGGTLSSVLLELIVYTVDGSTCSRAIDEHCDLSGQNIKYESEIELCAYNTDGRGGDSGGALVLAGGEQVGLLSWGCACGGAPAVFARLGAYREWVRGVLVNE, via the exons ATGTCGCTCAAAGCTGGTTTTTTATTCGTAGCACTCTTTGTTCTTCTGGGGAGCCATg CGCACCCATTTAAAGACGAGAATAAGGACATGTCCATCTTCTTCGACCACACGGATTCCTCAGCCCGTGTCGTCGGAGGTACTCCTGCCGGTGTCGTGCCCTACATGGTAGCTCTGTCATCTGGTGTGCTTTTAAGAAGCTTTGTCTGCGGAGGCTCCCTGGTCACCACCAGACATGTCTTAACCGCTGCACATTGTATAGAAGCTTCGCTCTTTGGTGAAAATATTGTTGG TTCTCTTCGCGGCATCGTCGGAACAGAACGTTGGAACACTCGTGGAACGATGTACAGATTCTCCGGCCATATCAACCACCCACAGTACAATGCTGATTTCATCAAGAACGACATTGGGATCCTCATCACAGCAACAAACGTGGTCTTATCAGATGCAGTGTCTTTAATATCTCTAAACTTCGACTTTATTAATGCCGGCGTCCAAACTACTGCTACTGGGTGGGGTGTTACTAGG ACTGGTATCTTTGCGACGGTATCCCAACATCTCATGCGACTCAACGCCGTCGTGGTCGACGGAAACCAATGCATCATGGAGGTAGCCCAGCGCGCCGCCGAACTTCAGATGTGGCAAGCTCCGCATGTTGATCCTGAAATCGAACTCTGCGCTTTCAGTACCAATGGACGTGGAATGTGTAAT GGTGATTCCGGCAGCCCGCTAATGCGTGCAGATCTCAATCAGCAGGTCGGTATCGTGTCCTGGGGTATACCGTGCGCGCAGGGTGCTCCCGACATGTTCGTGCGTCTAAGCGCGTACAAGTCTTGGGTCGAACAAAATATTC CTATTCCATCCCAACTAGAGGACCATTTCTACCATGTGGATGCAAGCGATCGTATCGTTGGGGGCTCAGTGGCAACTGAGGGTAGCGTGCCTTATATGGCTGCCTTGAGAGTTGGATTCCTCACCAAGTGGTTAATTTGTGGTGGATCTATAATCACCGACCGGCATGTGTTAACAGCGGCGCACTGCATTGACGCCGTTCATAGTGATCGTACCTTTAGGTTG GCAGGTGGAACACTATCAAGTGTTCTGTTGGAGCTGATCGTTTACACGGTGGACGGAAGTACTTGCTCGCGAGCTATCGACGAACATTGTGATCTTTCAGGACAGAATATCAAATACGAGTCGGAAATTGAACTGTGTGCCTACAATACTGATGGAAGGGGC GGTGATTCGGGCGGCGCTCTCGTGCTGGCCGGCGGGGAGCAGGTGGGGCTGCTGTCGTGGGGCTGCGCGTGCGGCGGCGCGCCCGCCGTGTTCGCGCGGCTCGGCGCTTACAGGGAGTGGGTGCGGGGGGTTTTAGTCAATGAATAA